Proteins from a genomic interval of Brachybacterium vulturis:
- the paaE gene encoding 1,2-phenylacetyl-CoA epoxidase subunit PaaE codes for MSAPESVTDAATADHPGTGEPSGRRRAVFHPLEVSSVRRLTADSVEVGFTVPEELADEYDYAAGQYVALRKQIPNADGELQELRRSYSICTEPRRGRLEIAIKRDLGGLFSTWANDELSVGDRIDVMSPSGAFISKHRMTGLNDPESIDTSREHTFVAVAAGSGITPIMAIARTVLAADSAVRFDLIFSNRAAMDVMFLEELADLKDRYPDRFGLHHVLTREQRISPLLSGRIDAEKLSTLLTRTLRAETVDEWFLCGPFEMVQLVRDELEELGVEAEKVRYELFTTGRENTPGGQVGRPVEVDDTGDNVQISFRLDGVEGEVASPRAARETVLNAALRVRQDVPFACAGGVCGTCRAKLVEGEVEMSENFALEPEEIERGYVLTCQSHPTTDAVRVDYDV; via the coding sequence ATGAGCGCGCCCGAGTCGGTGACCGACGCGGCGACGGCGGACCATCCCGGCACCGGCGAGCCCAGCGGCCGCCGCCGCGCGGTCTTCCACCCGCTCGAGGTCTCCTCGGTGCGCCGACTCACCGCGGACTCCGTGGAGGTCGGCTTCACCGTGCCCGAGGAGCTCGCCGACGAGTACGACTACGCCGCCGGGCAGTACGTCGCCCTGCGCAAGCAGATCCCGAACGCCGACGGCGAGCTCCAGGAGCTTCGCCGCAGCTACTCGATCTGCACCGAGCCCCGCCGCGGCCGCCTGGAGATCGCCATCAAGCGGGACCTGGGCGGGCTCTTCTCCACCTGGGCGAACGACGAGCTGTCGGTCGGGGACCGGATCGACGTGATGAGCCCGTCCGGCGCCTTCATCTCGAAGCACCGGATGACCGGGCTCAACGACCCCGAGAGCATCGACACCAGCCGCGAGCACACCTTCGTGGCCGTCGCCGCCGGCTCCGGCATCACCCCGATCATGGCGATCGCCCGCACGGTGCTGGCCGCGGACAGCGCCGTGCGCTTCGACCTGATCTTCTCGAACCGGGCGGCGATGGACGTCATGTTCCTCGAGGAGCTCGCCGACCTCAAGGACCGCTACCCGGACCGGTTCGGCCTCCACCACGTCCTCACCCGCGAGCAGCGGATCTCCCCGCTGCTGTCCGGCCGCATCGATGCCGAGAAGCTCTCCACCCTGCTCACCCGCACGCTCCGCGCCGAGACGGTCGACGAATGGTTCCTCTGCGGTCCCTTCGAGATGGTCCAGCTGGTGCGCGACGAGCTGGAGGAGCTCGGCGTCGAGGCCGAGAAGGTGCGCTACGAGCTGTTCACCACCGGCCGGGAGAACACTCCCGGCGGGCAGGTGGGGCGCCCCGTCGAGGTCGACGACACGGGCGACAACGTGCAGATCTCCTTCCGGCTCGACGGCGTGGAGGGCGAGGTCGCCTCGCCCCGCGCGGCCCGCGAGACGGTGCTCAACGCCGCCCTGCGGGTCCGACAGGACGTCCCCTTCGCCTGCGCCGGAGGGGTCTGCGGCACCTGCCGCGCCAAGCTGGTCGA
- the paaD gene encoding 1,2-phenylacetyl-CoA epoxidase subunit PaaD, producing MITSAPRSAVLHDIASRVADPEIPVLSIADLGILRKVTEDEHGTVVVTITPTYSGCPALDAISQDLVTEFSREGYEQVRVETVLSPAWTTDWMTEEGRAKLEEYGIAPPTGTGHRGPVTVGMSVKCPLCHSLRTRELARFGSTSCKALYACRDCLEPFDYFKVLA from the coding sequence ATGATCACGAGCGCACCACGCTCCGCCGTCCTGCACGACATCGCCTCCCGCGTCGCCGATCCCGAGATCCCGGTCCTCTCGATCGCGGACCTGGGGATCCTGCGCAAGGTCACCGAGGACGAGCACGGCACGGTGGTCGTCACCATCACGCCCACCTACTCCGGCTGCCCCGCCCTGGACGCGATCAGCCAGGACCTGGTCACGGAGTTCTCCCGCGAGGGCTACGAGCAGGTCCGGGTCGAGACGGTCCTGTCCCCCGCGTGGACCACGGACTGGATGACCGAGGAGGGCAGGGCAAAGCTCGAGGAGTACGGCATCGCCCCGCCGACGGGCACGGGCCACCGCGGTCCGGTCACCGTCGGCATGAGCGTGAAGTGCCCGCTCTGCCACTCGCTGCGCACCCGGGAGCTCGCCCGCTTCGGCTCCACCTCGTGCAAGGCCCTCTACGCCTGCCGCGACTGCCTGGAGCCCTTCGACTACTTCAAGGTCCTCGCATGA
- the paaC gene encoding 1,2-phenylacetyl-CoA epoxidase subunit PaaC, giving the protein MEGSGDATASATRITPGNALRPEDIAQQGDVPGDENVAAYALRLGDDALILAQRLSHWISRAPELEEDVALGNIALDQLGHARSFLTYAGRFDGRTEDDLAYFREEEEFRCLHLVEQPNGDFAVTIVRQLLLAVYQHLLYSRLVDSQDATLSAIAAKAIKEVDYHLEHARLWTLRLGRGTEESARRMRRALERLWPYTEEPFGDEPLHDELDSIAVRPSSLRGEWEARVQEILAEAGLEAPQVAAAWCAGRSGEHSEHLGFLLAEMQSLARKHPGATW; this is encoded by the coding sequence ATGGAGGGCTCGGGCGATGCCACCGCCTCCGCGACCCGCATCACCCCGGGCAACGCGCTGCGCCCCGAGGACATCGCCCAGCAGGGCGACGTCCCCGGCGACGAGAACGTGGCCGCCTACGCCCTGCGCCTGGGGGACGACGCCCTGATCCTGGCCCAGCGCCTGTCCCACTGGATCTCGCGCGCCCCCGAGCTGGAGGAGGACGTGGCCCTGGGCAACATCGCCCTGGACCAGCTCGGTCACGCCCGCTCCTTCCTGACCTACGCGGGCCGGTTCGACGGCCGCACCGAGGACGATCTCGCCTATTTCCGCGAGGAGGAGGAGTTCCGCTGCCTGCACCTGGTCGAACAGCCCAACGGCGACTTCGCGGTGACGATCGTGCGCCAGCTGCTGCTGGCCGTCTACCAGCACCTGCTGTACTCGCGGCTGGTGGACTCGCAGGACGCCACCCTGTCCGCCATCGCCGCCAAGGCGATCAAGGAGGTCGACTACCACCTCGAGCACGCCCGCCTGTGGACCCTGCGCCTGGGCCGCGGCACCGAGGAGTCCGCGCGCCGCATGCGCCGCGCCCTGGAGCGGCTGTGGCCCTACACCGAGGAGCCCTTCGGCGACGAGCCGCTGCACGACGAGCTCGACTCCATCGCCGTGCGCCCCTCGAGCCTGCGCGGGGAGTGGGAGGCCCGCGTGCAGGAGATCCTGGCGGAGGCCGGACTCGAGGCCCCGCAGGTGGCCGCCGCCTGGTGCGCCGGCCGCAGCGGGGAGCATTCCGAGCACCTGGGCTTCCTGCTGGCCGAGATGCAGTCGCTGGCCCGCAAGCACCCCGGCGCCACCTGGTGA
- the paaB gene encoding 1,2-phenylacetyl-CoA epoxidase subunit PaaB → MTEQIPASAGWPLWEVFVRSSRGLSHVHAGSLHAPDSEMAVQNARDLYTRRNEGVSLWVVRSRDITTSDPDAKGPMFESAKGKDYRHATYYTKSQGVKHL, encoded by the coding sequence ATGACCGAGCAGATCCCCGCCTCGGCCGGATGGCCGCTGTGGGAGGTGTTCGTGCGGTCCTCGCGCGGCCTCTCCCACGTCCACGCCGGATCGCTGCACGCCCCGGACTCCGAGATGGCCGTCCAGAACGCCCGTGACCTGTACACCCGTCGGAACGAAGGGGTCTCCCTCTGGGTGGTCCGCTCCCGCGACATCACCACCTCGGATCCCGATGCGAAGGGTCCGATGTTCGAGTCGGCGAAGGGCAAGGACTACCGTCACGCCACCTATTACACGAAGAGCCAGGGGGTGAAGCACCTGTGA
- the paaA gene encoding 1,2-phenylacetyl-CoA epoxidase subunit PaaA, giving the protein MAEQSSVGATGVLSPQEVAGREAFEELIAEDSRVEPRDWMPADYRKSLTRQMSQHAHSEIIGMQPEANWITRAPSLKRKSILMAKVQDEAGHGLYLYSATETLGTSRDELTDQLIYGSAKYSSIFNYPARSWADMGAIGWLVDGAAIVNQVPLCRASYAPYGRAMVRICKEESFHQRQGWEILYELSHGSPAQKQMAQDAVDRFYAPALMMFGPPDADSPNSQQSMAWNIKRFSNDELRQRFVGMIVEQAEALGLTLPDPELRFDEESGQWIHQDLDWDEFMRVIKGGGPCNAQRMARRRDAHEDGAWVREAAAAYARDRADEMDEVA; this is encoded by the coding sequence ATGGCCGAGCAGAGCAGCGTCGGCGCGACCGGTGTCCTGTCCCCGCAGGAGGTGGCCGGTCGGGAGGCGTTCGAGGAGCTCATCGCCGAGGACTCCCGGGTCGAGCCGCGCGACTGGATGCCCGCGGACTACCGCAAGAGCCTCACGCGCCAGATGTCCCAGCACGCCCATTCCGAGATCATCGGCATGCAGCCCGAGGCGAACTGGATCACGCGCGCCCCCAGCCTGAAGCGCAAGTCGATCCTGATGGCGAAGGTGCAGGACGAGGCCGGCCACGGCCTGTATCTGTACTCCGCCACGGAGACCCTCGGCACGAGCCGCGACGAGCTCACCGACCAGCTCATCTACGGCTCGGCGAAGTACTCCTCGATCTTCAACTATCCGGCCCGCAGCTGGGCGGACATGGGCGCCATCGGCTGGCTCGTCGACGGTGCCGCCATCGTCAACCAGGTGCCGCTGTGCCGCGCCTCCTACGCCCCCTACGGGCGGGCCATGGTCCGCATCTGCAAGGAGGAGTCCTTCCACCAGCGGCAGGGCTGGGAGATCCTCTACGAGCTCTCCCACGGCTCCCCTGCGCAGAAGCAGATGGCGCAGGACGCGGTGGACCGCTTCTACGCGCCGGCCCTGATGATGTTCGGCCCGCCGGATGCCGACTCCCCGAACTCGCAGCAGTCCATGGCCTGGAACATCAAACGCTTCAGCAACGACGAGCTGCGCCAGCGCTTCGTGGGGATGATCGTCGAGCAGGCCGAGGCCCTCGGCCTCACCCTCCCGGATCCGGAGCTGCGCTTCGACGAGGAGTCGGGCCAGTGGATCCACCAGGACCTGGACTGGGACGAGTTCATGCGCGTGATCAAGGGCGGCGGTCCCTGCAACGCACAGCGGATGGCCCGTCGCCGCGACGCGCACGAGGACGGCGCCTGGGTGCGCGAGGCCGCCGCGGCCTACGCCCGCGACCGGGCCGACGAGATGGACGAGGTGGCCTGA
- the paaI gene encoding hydroxyphenylacetyl-CoA thioesterase PaaI — protein MLAGDRTSEWLGIEVQEVSDGHAVITMTLRPEMLNGFGIAHGGMIFSLADTAFAMACNPARSSPDTVTVASGADIDFLGQGVAGSLLTAVAERRQQAGRSGIYDVRVHQRRTDGSTEVIAEFRGRSRTVRRP, from the coding sequence ATGCTGGCCGGGGACCGCACCTCCGAATGGTTGGGCATCGAGGTCCAGGAGGTCTCCGACGGCCATGCCGTCATCACCATGACGCTGCGCCCCGAGATGCTCAACGGCTTCGGGATCGCCCACGGGGGGATGATCTTCTCCCTGGCCGACACCGCGTTCGCGATGGCCTGCAATCCTGCCCGCAGCTCCCCGGACACGGTGACCGTGGCCTCCGGGGCCGACATCGACTTCCTGGGACAGGGAGTGGCGGGGAGCCTGCTGACCGCGGTCGCCGAGCGTCGCCAGCAGGCGGGCCGCAGCGGCATCTACGACGTCCGGGTCCACCAGCGACGGACGGATGGCAGCACCGAGGTCATCGCCGAGTTCCGGGGCCGCTCCCGGACCGTGCGTCGTCCCTGA
- a CDS encoding phenylacetate--CoA ligase family protein — translation MTTAPASTPATSPSDPELTMSRDQIEALQLERLRSTIARAYARVPLYREKYDAAGVHPDDLRELSDLAKFPFTDKEDLRRSYPFGMFAVPQQEVARIHASSGTTGRATVVGYTRQDLDDWAKLGARCLHASGVQPGWKVHNAYGYGLFTGGLGAHDAAEHLGTTVIPMSGGQTDKQITLIRDFAPDAILCTPTYLLTIGDAMRRQGIDPRTTSLKVGVLGAEPWTEEMRTELEEMFDIDACDIYGLSEVMGPGVAGESILTKDGNHVWEDHFRPEIIDPFDAGVLADGEPGELVLTALTKQALPIIRYRTHDLSTLHPGSAYPGHRRMGRISGRSDDMIILRGVNLFPTQIEEIALTVDGLSPHFQLELTRPDRMDQLAVRIERREECSGERAREAAAELGARIKKGIGSSCRIEVVDPGVLPRSVGKLKRIHDLRGL, via the coding sequence ATGACCACCGCCCCCGCCTCCACTCCGGCGACCAGCCCGTCGGATCCCGAGCTCACCATGAGCCGCGACCAGATCGAGGCCCTGCAGCTCGAACGTCTGCGCTCCACGATCGCGCGCGCCTACGCCAGGGTGCCGCTGTACCGCGAGAAGTACGATGCCGCGGGCGTCCACCCCGACGACCTCAGAGAGCTCTCCGACCTCGCGAAGTTCCCCTTCACGGACAAGGAGGACCTGCGCCGGTCCTACCCCTTCGGGATGTTCGCGGTCCCGCAGCAGGAGGTGGCCCGCATCCACGCCTCCTCCGGGACCACCGGCCGGGCGACCGTGGTCGGCTACACCCGCCAGGACCTGGACGACTGGGCGAAGCTCGGCGCCCGCTGCCTGCACGCCTCCGGGGTGCAGCCGGGATGGAAGGTGCACAACGCCTACGGGTACGGCCTGTTCACCGGCGGGCTGGGGGCCCATGACGCCGCCGAGCACCTGGGCACCACCGTGATCCCGATGTCCGGCGGGCAGACGGACAAGCAGATCACCCTCATCCGCGATTTCGCGCCGGACGCGATCCTGTGCACCCCGACCTATCTGCTGACCATCGGGGACGCCATGAGGCGCCAGGGGATCGATCCGCGCACCACCTCGCTGAAGGTCGGGGTCCTGGGCGCCGAGCCCTGGACCGAGGAGATGCGCACCGAGCTCGAGGAGATGTTCGACATCGATGCCTGCGACATCTACGGGCTGTCGGAGGTGATGGGACCCGGGGTGGCGGGCGAGTCGATCCTCACCAAGGACGGCAATCACGTCTGGGAGGACCATTTCCGACCCGAGATCATCGACCCCTTCGACGCGGGCGTGCTCGCGGACGGGGAGCCCGGGGAGCTCGTCCTCACCGCTCTGACCAAGCAGGCCCTGCCCATCATCCGCTACCGCACCCATGATCTGTCCACGCTGCACCCGGGCAGCGCGTACCCGGGCCACCGCCGGATGGGACGCATCTCGGGGCGGTCCGACGACATGATCATCCTGCGCGGCGTGAACCTCTTCCCCACCCAGATCGAGGAGATCGCGCTGACCGTCGACGGGCTCTCCCCGCACTTCCAGCTGGAGCTGACGCGTCCGGACCGGATGGACCAGCTCGCGGTGCGGATCGAACGGCGCGAGGAGTGCTCGGGCGAGCGTGCCCGGGAGGCCGCTGCCGAGCTGGGCGCGCGGATCAAGAAGGGCATCGGATCCAGCTGCCGCATCGAGGTGGTCGACCCGGGCGTCCTGCCCCGGTCGGTCGGTAAGCTGAAGCGGATTCACGACCTGCGCGGGCTCTGA
- a CDS encoding TetR/AcrR family transcriptional regulator, giving the protein MPSTPAPVGASRPGRPGYDQESVLALSVQVFNRHGYDATSMGMLAGELGVSKSAIYHHVQSKEHLLRLALDEALVPLEALTEDDSIRTGPVAERLEHMLRATVRVLIDRQPYVTLLLRLRGNTDVERDALRRRRDIDVMAAELVGRAQQEGVLREDVDARTSTRLLFGMISSMAEWFRADGPVPAAQVEDLVVAMALDGLRARP; this is encoded by the coding sequence GTGCCGTCGACCCCCGCCCCTGTGGGGGCGTCCCGTCCGGGGCGTCCCGGCTACGACCAGGAGTCGGTGCTCGCTCTCTCCGTCCAGGTGTTCAATCGGCACGGCTACGACGCGACGTCGATGGGCATGCTGGCGGGAGAGCTGGGGGTCAGCAAATCGGCGATCTACCACCATGTGCAGTCCAAGGAGCACCTGCTGCGGCTGGCTCTGGACGAGGCCCTGGTCCCGCTCGAGGCGCTCACGGAGGATGACTCCATCCGCACCGGACCGGTGGCGGAGCGGCTCGAGCACATGCTGCGCGCCACCGTGCGGGTGCTGATCGATCGGCAGCCGTACGTGACGCTCCTGCTGCGCCTGCGGGGCAACACCGACGTCGAGCGGGACGCGCTGCGCCGTCGCCGCGACATCGACGTGATGGCTGCCGAGCTCGTGGGCAGGGCCCAGCAGGAGGGCGTGCTGCGGGAGGACGTCGATGCCCGCACCAGCACCCGGCTGCTGTTCGGGATGATCAGCTCGATGGCCGAGTGGTTCCGGGCGGACGGCCCCGTCCCCGCGGCGCAGGTGGAGGACCTGGTGGTCGCGATGGCGCTGGACGGGCTGCGGGCGCGGCCCTAG
- a CDS encoding AAA family ATPase has translation MFTQLRLQDFKSFEDTTFALDAFTLLIGSNASGKSNVRDALRILHGVGRGYSVAEILGEKWAEGGVRVWTGVRGGARQAVRYGVEDHAFQITADFTIPSGAGSARPIPMSYRITFRVEENTPEVVGEALMERGKYVFETHPDGVGLGSGAAHRTIKARVRSRGGRPPEQAFLTDRPLLTQMLEPGAATESNRWAAQRAQQFLGAMRFLDLDPDAARRSSQRGITTLGDRGDNLSSVLADLSDSDSARNVLTSWIRALTPMDAVDLRFDDDLNGNTLAVLIEGNGHETPLVSASDGTVRFLAMVAAMLHESTPRVLFFEELENGIHPHRVDLLLDLIETSVRDSGAQVIATSHSPQLLEHGYHAEDARPILIARSADGISVARDVKSESSMTEVIDQDDLSDLMSDGWFEDMAALSAEPESEEGR, from the coding sequence ATGTTCACCCAACTCCGCCTGCAAGATTTCAAGAGCTTCGAAGACACCACCTTCGCGCTGGACGCATTCACACTGCTGATCGGCTCCAATGCGAGCGGCAAGTCGAATGTGCGTGACGCGTTGCGGATCCTCCACGGCGTGGGCCGCGGGTACTCGGTGGCCGAGATCCTGGGCGAGAAGTGGGCCGAGGGCGGCGTGCGCGTGTGGACCGGGGTACGCGGAGGGGCCCGGCAGGCGGTGCGCTACGGCGTCGAGGACCACGCTTTCCAGATCACGGCGGACTTCACCATCCCGAGCGGTGCCGGATCGGCCCGTCCCATTCCGATGAGCTACCGCATCACCTTCAGGGTCGAGGAGAACACGCCCGAAGTTGTCGGCGAAGCCTTGATGGAACGCGGAAAGTACGTGTTCGAAACCCATCCCGACGGTGTCGGCCTGGGATCGGGCGCTGCGCACCGAACGATCAAAGCGCGGGTTCGTTCGCGGGGCGGCCGCCCCCCGGAGCAGGCATTTCTCACCGACCGCCCGCTGCTCACCCAGATGCTGGAGCCGGGCGCAGCCACCGAGAGCAATCGATGGGCCGCACAGCGGGCGCAGCAGTTCCTCGGCGCGATGCGTTTCCTCGACCTCGACCCAGATGCCGCTCGCCGGAGCAGCCAACGCGGCATCACCACCCTGGGTGACCGCGGGGACAACCTTTCCTCGGTACTTGCTGACCTGTCCGACTCCGACTCCGCCCGTAACGTACTCACCTCGTGGATCCGTGCCCTCACGCCGATGGATGCCGTGGACCTCCGCTTCGATGATGATCTGAACGGCAATACCCTTGCCGTGCTCATCGAGGGCAATGGGCATGAGACTCCCCTGGTCTCCGCATCGGACGGCACCGTCCGTTTCCTTGCGATGGTGGCGGCGATGCTTCACGAATCCACTCCGCGTGTGCTGTTCTTCGAAGAACTGGAAAACGGCATCCACCCTCATCGGGTGGACCTCCTGCTCGACCTCATCGAGACCAGCGTCCGCGACAGCGGGGCCCAGGTGATCGCCACGTCCCACTCGCCGCAGCTGCTCGAGCACGGCTATCACGCGGAGGACGCCCGCCCCATCCTCATCGCCCGCTCCGCGGACGGCATCAGCGTTGCTCGCGACGTGAAGAGTGAGAGCAGCATGACCGAGGTCATCGATCAGGACGACCTCTCAGACCTCATGAGCGACGGTTGGTTCGAGGACATGGCCGCGCTGTCCGCTGAACCCGAGTCGGAGGAGGGGCGATGA
- a CDS encoding 3-hydroxyisobutyryl-CoA hydrolase yields MPAGTPDIAADDEVLIRRSGHLAELILHRPRALNALNRGMIDTVRAQLDAWREDDTVATVLLTGAGTKGLCAGGDVRSVHGAMVEGRYQECDGLFAAEYAMNAMIADYPKPYVAFMDGIVLGGGLGISGHGSHRIVTERTRLGMPETGIGFFPDVGGAHLLGRAPFGAGLHMALTGAHITGADALAFGIADHYVPAARRADLARALETLPADAAIAEVAEQAPPAPLTERRRWIESCYAHESAEEIVAALHADGDPEAVAAAGTILAKCPTSVKIALAHVRAARGAGSVHEVLERDLRLAHHLVRGPNFREGVRALLVDKDRSPHWEPAALEQVRAEDIAGGLVPFATRESRR; encoded by the coding sequence ATGCCGGCTGGAACGCCTGACATCGCCGCCGACGACGAGGTCCTGATCCGCCGCTCCGGGCACCTGGCAGAGCTGATCCTGCACCGCCCCCGGGCCCTGAACGCCCTGAACCGGGGGATGATCGACACCGTCCGCGCCCAGCTGGACGCCTGGCGCGAGGACGACACGGTGGCCACCGTGCTGCTGACCGGTGCGGGGACCAAGGGGCTCTGCGCCGGCGGGGACGTCCGCTCCGTGCACGGCGCGATGGTCGAGGGCCGGTACCAGGAGTGCGACGGACTGTTCGCGGCCGAGTACGCCATGAACGCGATGATCGCCGACTACCCCAAGCCCTATGTCGCGTTCATGGACGGCATCGTGCTCGGCGGCGGGCTCGGGATCTCCGGCCACGGCTCGCACCGCATCGTCACCGAGCGGACGCGCCTGGGGATGCCGGAGACCGGCATCGGCTTCTTCCCCGACGTCGGCGGAGCGCATCTGCTGGGGCGCGCGCCGTTCGGCGCCGGACTGCACATGGCGCTCACCGGCGCCCACATCACCGGCGCGGATGCCCTGGCGTTCGGCATCGCCGACCACTACGTGCCCGCCGCCCGCCGGGCGGACCTGGCGCGGGCGCTGGAGACCCTCCCGGCCGATGCCGCCATCGCCGAGGTCGCCGAGCAGGCACCCCCGGCCCCGCTCACCGAGCGGCGCCGCTGGATCGAGTCCTGCTATGCGCACGAGAGTGCGGAGGAGATCGTCGCCGCCCTGCACGCCGACGGGGACCCGGAGGCGGTCGCAGCGGCGGGGACGATCCTTGCCAAGTGCCCCACCTCCGTGAAGATCGCCCTCGCCCACGTGCGGGCCGCCCGCGGGGCCGGCTCCGTGCACGAGGTGCTGGAGAGGGATCTCCGCCTCGCCCACCACCTGGTCCGCGGTCCGAACTTCCGCGAGGGCGTGCGAGCGCTGCTGGTGGACAAGGATCGCAGCCCCCACTGGGAGCCGGCCGCCCTCGAGCAGGTCCGCGCGGAGGACATCGCCGGGGGTCTCGTACCGTTCGCCACGCGCGAGTCGAGGCGGTGA
- the paaZ gene encoding phenylacetic acid degradation bifunctional protein PaaZ — protein MPTAAAHDAVDAPVVPSYVRDGWWLPAEDSRLAVVADASTGEPVARFGAEGLDLGEVVEHARTVGRRTLGEMSLHERALRLKELAKHLFGQREELYEITVSSGVTTKDNLVDVDGGIGTLFTYSSKGRRELPNSNVVTEGPIEQLSADGSFLGGHVLTRIPGVAAQINAFNFPVWGMLEKFAPAFIAGVPTLVKPATPTGYITAAAVRMMVESGLLPDGSLQLISGSARGLLDVLDHRDMLSFTGSADTAGALRSHPHVVHGGVRFTAEADSLNAAVLGPDATEGTPEFDAFIRAVVTEMTVKAGQKCTAIRRVIVPEAQREAVTAALGRRIRDKVVLGDPRAAGVTMGALASRDQLRDVRGAVEEMLAAGGRIAHGALETPVVRTLSGEDATADEGAFLAPIVLTWEDPGAEAVHSREAFGPVTSVLGYRDLDDAVRLAARGGGSLVATVCTHDPDTARELTVGIAGHHGRVHLLDRDTARSSTGHGAAMPQLVHGGPGRAGGGEELGGTRAVKHHMQRTAVQGSPDLLTAVTGLWHTGAAQRLAGDPEFGGSAEEIHPFRKSLAELRLGDGVASGLRTVSEEEISAFAQTTGDTFYAHTDPEAAAANPFFPGIVAHGYLLVSWGAGLFVDPAPGPVLANYGLEDLRFLTPVAVGDSIRITLTAKRITPRVTDEHGEVRWDAVIHNQDGEVVATYDVLTLVEKENTTYAGWNA, from the coding sequence ATGCCGACCGCCGCCGCCCACGACGCCGTGGACGCGCCCGTGGTCCCGAGCTACGTGCGCGACGGCTGGTGGCTGCCCGCGGAGGACTCCCGACTGGCCGTCGTGGCCGATGCCAGCACGGGGGAGCCGGTCGCCCGCTTCGGTGCCGAGGGGCTGGACCTCGGTGAGGTCGTCGAGCACGCCCGCACCGTGGGCCGCCGCACGCTGGGGGAGATGTCCCTCCACGAACGGGCGCTGCGCCTGAAGGAGCTCGCCAAGCACCTCTTCGGGCAGCGCGAGGAGCTGTACGAGATCACCGTCAGCTCCGGCGTCACCACCAAGGACAACCTGGTGGACGTCGACGGCGGCATCGGCACCCTGTTCACCTACTCCTCCAAGGGCCGCCGCGAACTGCCGAACTCGAACGTGGTCACCGAGGGCCCCATCGAACAGCTCTCCGCGGACGGCTCCTTCCTGGGCGGCCATGTGCTGACCCGCATCCCGGGCGTCGCCGCGCAGATCAACGCCTTCAACTTCCCGGTCTGGGGCATGCTGGAGAAGTTCGCGCCCGCCTTCATCGCCGGGGTCCCCACCCTCGTCAAGCCCGCGACCCCCACCGGCTACATCACCGCGGCGGCGGTGCGGATGATGGTCGAGTCCGGCCTGCTGCCCGACGGCTCGCTGCAGCTGATCTCCGGCTCCGCGCGGGGCCTGCTGGACGTCCTGGACCACCGCGACATGCTCTCCTTCACCGGTTCGGCGGACACCGCCGGCGCACTGCGCTCGCACCCGCACGTGGTGCACGGCGGCGTGCGCTTCACCGCCGAGGCGGATTCGCTCAACGCCGCGGTCCTGGGCCCCGACGCCACCGAGGGCACGCCGGAGTTCGACGCCTTCATCCGCGCCGTGGTCACCGAGATGACCGTCAAGGCGGGCCAGAAGTGCACCGCGATCCGCCGCGTGATCGTCCCCGAGGCGCAGCGGGAGGCCGTGACCGCCGCCCTGGGCCGACGGATCCGGGACAAGGTCGTCCTCGGCGATCCCCGCGCCGCGGGCGTCACCATGGGTGCCCTGGCCTCGCGCGATCAGCTGCGCGACGTGCGCGGCGCCGTCGAGGAGATGCTCGCCGCCGGCGGCCGGATCGCCCACGGCGCGCTCGAGACCCCCGTGGTGCGCACCCTCTCCGGGGAGGACGCCACTGCCGACGAGGGTGCCTTCCTGGCACCGATCGTGCTGACCTGGGAGGACCCGGGCGCCGAGGCCGTGCACTCCCGGGAGGCCTTCGGCCCCGTCACCTCCGTGCTGGGCTACCGCGACCTGGACGACGCCGTGCGCCTCGCCGCCCGCGGCGGCGGCTCGCTGGTCGCCACCGTCTGCACCCATGACCCGGACACCGCACGCGAGCTCACGGTCGGGATCGCCGGCCACCACGGGCGCGTCCACCTCCTCGACCGCGACACCGCCCGCTCCTCGACCGGGCACGGCGCGGCCATGCCCCAGCTCGTGCACGGCGGACCGGGCCGTGCCGGCGGCGGCGAGGAGCTCGGCGGCACCCGGGCGGTGAAGCACCACATGCAGCGCACCGCCGTCCAGGGCTCACCCGATCTCCTCACCGCGGTCACCGGCCTGTGGCACACCGGGGCCGCCCAGCGCCTGGCGGGGGACCCGGAGTTCGGCGGGAGCGCCGAGGAGATCCACCCCTTCCGCAAGTCCCTCGCCGAGCTGCGCCTCGGCGACGGCGTCGCCTCGGGACTGCGGACGGTCTCCGAGGAGGAGATCAGCGCCTTCGCCCAGACCACCGGCGACACCTTCTACGCGCACACGGACCCGGAGGCGGCCGCGGCGAACCCGTTCTTCCCCGGGATCGTCGCGCACGGATACCTGCTGGTGTCCTGGGGCGCCGGGCTCTTCGTCGACCCCGCCCCCGGGCCGGTGCTGGCCAACTACGGGCTGGAGGACCTGCGCTTCCTCACCCCGGTGGCGGTCGGCGACTCGATCCGCATCACCCTGACCGCCAAGCGCATCACCCCGCGCGTGACGGACGAGCACGGCGAGGTCCGCTGGGACGCCGTCATCCACAACCAGGACGGCGAGGTCGTCGCCACCTACGACGTGCTGACGCTGGTGGAGAAGGAGAACACGACCTATGCCGGCTGGAACGCCTGA